In the Malania oleifera isolate guangnan ecotype guangnan chromosome 1, ASM2987363v1, whole genome shotgun sequence genome, one interval contains:
- the LOC131153349 gene encoding uncharacterized protein LOC131153349 encodes MAAYKQCLALTLIMALSLSSMDTSFATRRLLDTPEPAAAPPPAPTLPTIPSLPKPGAIPPLPGMPTLPKATLPPLPTSLPTLPTAPTLPKPTALPPLPNIPTAIPTLPTTLPKVTLPPLPATTGLPSIPTNIPTTIPTIPITIPSIPGIPFLSPPPSTTSP; translated from the coding sequence ATGGCTGCCTACAAGCAATGCCTCGCTCTTACTTTGATCATGGCATTGTCACTGTCAAGCATGGATACGAGCTTCGCCACTCGTCGCCTCCTGGACACCCCAGAACCAGCGGCGGCACCACCACCAGCGCCAACACTGCCCACTATTCCATCTCTTCCGAAGCCAGGAGCTATTCCCCCGCTGCCCGGGATGCCAACTCTGCCAAAAGCCACATTGCCACCATTACCGACATCTCTGCCGACATTGCCAACAGCCCCAACTCTGCCAAAGCCCACAGCATTGCCACCTTTGCCAAATATTCCGACAGCAATCCCCACACTGCCCACAACACTACCAAAGGTGACATTACCTCCATTGCCTGCTACTACAGGACTTCCCTCAATTCCCACAAACATTCCAACTACAATTCCCACAATTCCTATTACAATTCCTAGTATTCCAGGAATTCCTTTCCTTTCCCCACCCCCATCAACCACAAGCCCTTGA
- the LOC131166520 gene encoding uncharacterized protein LOC131166520, with amino-acid sequence MIQGLVVDGGGERKGIPGILGIVIGIVGIVVGMFVGIEGSPVVAGNGGNVTFGSVVGSVGSAVGIFGKGGITTAGLGRVGAVGNVGSAVGNGGNVAFGSVGVAGNGGIAPGFRRDGIVGSVGTGGGAAAGSGVSSR; translated from the coding sequence ATGATTCAAGGGCTTGTGGTTGATGGGGGTGGGGAAAGGAAAGGAATTCCTGGAATACTAGGAATTGTAATAGGAATCGTGGGAATTGTAGTTGGAATGTTTGTGGGAATTGAGGGAAGTCCTGTAGTAGCAGGCAATGGAGGTAATGTCACCTTTGGTAGTGTTGTGGGCAGTGTGGGGAGTGCTGTCGGAATATTTGGCAAAGGTGGCATTACAACTGCGGGTTTGGGCAGAGTTGGGGCTGTTGGCAATGTTGGGAGTGCTGTTGGCAATGGTGGCAATGTGGCTTTTGGCAGCGTCGGCGTCGCAGGCAATGGAGGAATAGCTCCCGGCTTCAGAAGAGACGGAATTGTGGGCAGTGTTGGCACCGGTGGTGGCGCAGCCGCTGGTTCAGGGGTGTCTAGCAGATGA